The Ciona intestinalis unplaced genomic scaffold, KH HT000074.2, whole genome shotgun sequence genome window below encodes:
- the LOC100180917 gene encoding progesterone-induced-blocking factor 1-like encodes MGKSGESVTDTSGDTLLTISGLGETGSDDVTDGLTDLSFGDHEFHKGKKKALHSEFERKKLLHDLQLVKIELSQKSLLVDNLKAQNMRQVEELEERLEDALHKKQMLKARLESALAIQEDDSKKRQIQTQKELKIILQRQRELEQTNRHLEAKASNIRSQLQQGYQITEDIYVEMKARPVEELTISEYFSLRTYEALQPLKIECNNLQLQRDKLSHDVTQLSHGLNMTKQELVQEQHQRSQCDVKVNELTLELQRTKQQLAENRNKSENYDSVKEERTRFESNYHTLMHKHSYLEAEHKSVCQQLEEVKKEQNHSIQSTQLLKQDKEYLTRNLSECSIKLERCEDTLQRTQRELEQAKVSREELYEKYAASRDESRVVYERRLQTELDRIRLQTENELEKLRSDTKHSFERENRSLKEGKEAVEHDRDQIMKQRDEAEHRCSLLTEELRHLEATIDSRLSEFQNEARVKTFELDRLQLIHEETCTNLERTRNNYEKAAKKLEIFASDYSDLQKKSTEREMEMKSALQDARTRLAAYEHMEQEMDDIVLQAAEVEDDKESERVLFSYGFGANVPTSSKHRMKQSVQLARRVLRLEKINTSLQSDIQRREEETKQMAIKLSNSNRLLEESKQPYSFLIESMRRRDEEVEEHRRSLYNMEEHVKMLEDKNLQLSKKNQLMSSDLDRLLGHQQELTIMKRVIANMGSPRQGEVPINLVEQLDTPKYKADLLASGDSPRQKQKSDGQRFPKPIVFTKKENMSFNPERYRKMRELM; translated from the exons ATGGGCAAAAGCGGGGAGTCCGTAACCGATACAAGCGGAGACACGCTTCTTACTATTAGTGGATTGGGTGAAACTGggagtgatgacgtcacagatggGTTGACCGACTTATCTTTTGGAGATCATGAATTCCATAAAG GCAAAAAGAAAGCTCTTCACAGTGAATTCGAGCGAAAGAAGTTGCTTCATGACCTACAGTTGGTAAAGATTGAATTATCACAGAAGTCGTTGCTGGTCGATAATTTAAAAGCACAGAATATGAGGCAAGTTGAAGAATTGGAGGAACGACTGGAAGATGCTTTGCATAAGAAACAA ATGTTAAAAGCAAGGTTGGAAAGCGCACTTGCAATTCAAGAAGATGATTCAAAGAAAAGACAAATTCAAACTCAGAAAGAACTCAAAATTATATTGCAAAG ACAACGTGAACTAGAACAAACAAATCGACATCTTGAGGCAAAAGCATCGAACATACGAAGCCAGTTACAGCAAGGATATCAAATAACTGAAGATATTTATGTTGAGATGAAAGCACGACCTGTAGAAGAACTCACTATCTCTGAGTATTTCTCAttaag AACATATGAAGCTCTTCAACCCCTTAAGATCGAATGCAACAACCTTCAGTTACAACGAGACAAGCTAtcccatgacgtcacacaattGTCACATGGTCTAAACATGACTAAGCAAGAACTTGTACAG GAACAACACCAACGTTCCCAGTGCGATGTTAAAGTGAATGAATTAACATTAGAGCTACAACGCACTAAACAACAACTTGCTGAAAATCGAAATAAATCAGAGAATTATGATTCGGTAAAAGAAGAAAGGACAAG ATTTGAGAGTAACTACCATACCCTGATGCACAAACACTCATACCTGGAAGCTGAACATAAATCTGTTTGTCAACAACTTGAAGAAGTGAAGAAAGAACAAAACCATTCAATTCAATCAACACAACTATTAAAACAG GACAAGGAATATTTGACGCGCAACTTATCCGAGTGCAGCATCAAGCTTGAGCGATGTGAAGATACGCTACAACGCACACAGAGAGAGTTGGAGCAAGCTAAAGTATCACGGGAGGAATTATATGAGAAGTATGCAGCTTCACGAGATGAATCACGTGTTGTTTATGAAAGAAGGTTGCAAACCGAACTGGATAGAATAAG GCTTCAAACCGAGAACGAACTTGAGAAATTACGAAGCGACACAAAACATTCGTTCGAACGCGAAAATCGAAGTTTGAAAGAAGGCAAGGAAGCTGTGGAACATGATAGAGACCAg ATAATGAAACAACGCGACGAAGCCGAACATCGTTGCTCCCTACTCACCGAGGAACTACGCCATCTAGAGGCCACCATCGACTCACGATTATCTGAATTTCAAAACGAGGCGCGCGTAAAGACGTTCGAACTCGATCGACTACAG TTAATCCATGAGGAGACATGCACCAACCTTGAGCGGACTCGCAACAATTACGAGAAAGCTGCAAAAAAGTTGGAAATCTTCGCCTCAGATTATTCCGATCTACAAAAGAAATCCACGGAGAGAGAAATGGAGATGAAATCTGCGTTACAAGATGCCAGGACAAGGTTGGCCGCATATGAACATATGGAGCAG GAAATGGACGACATCGTACTACAAGCAGCTGAAGTTGAGGACGACAAGGAATCGGAACGTGTGTTGTTTTCCTATGGGTTTGGTGCAAATGTACCGACGTCATCCAAACATCGAATGAAACAAAGCGTTCAACTGGCCAGGAG AGTTTTACGTTTGGAGAAAATCAACACAAGTTTACAATCGGATATTCAAAGGAGAGAAGAAGAAACTAAGCAG ATGGCGATAAAATTATCGAACTCGAATCGTTTACTTGAGGAAAGCAAGCAACCTTACAGTTTCCTCATTGAGAGCATGAGGAGAAGAGATGAGGAGGTGGAGGAGCATAGGAGGAGCCTATATAACATGGAGGAGCATGTTAAGATGCTAGAGGATAAGAATTTACAG TTGAGCAAAAAGAACCAACTCATGTCAAGCGATTTAGACCGATTACTTGGCCACCAACAAGAACTAACGATAATGAAGCGTGTGATTGCTAACATGGGGTCTCCCAGGCAGGGAGAGGTTCCCATTAACTTGGTTGAACAATTAGACACacctaaatataaagcagATCTCCTTGCAAGTGGAGACTCGCCGAGACAGAAGCAGAAATCCGACGGTCAACGTTTTCCAAAGCCCATTGTGTTTACGAAGAAGGAAAATATGAGTTTTAACCCTGAGAGGTACAGGAAGATGAGGGAGTTAATGTAG
- the LOC108950241 gene encoding uncharacterized protein LOC108950241, protein MAIKLSNSNRLLEESKQPYSFLIESMRRRDEEVEEHRRSLYNMEEHVKMLEDKNLQLSKKNQLMSSDLDRLLGHQQELTIMKRVIANMGSPRQGEVPINLVEQLDTPKYKADLLASGDSPRQKQKSDGQRFPKPIVFTKKENMSFNPERYREDEGT, encoded by the exons ATGGCGATAAAATTATCGAACTCGAATCGTTTACTTGAGGAAAGCAAGCAACCTTACAGTTTCCTCATTGAGAGCATGAGGAGAAGAGATGAGGAGGTGGAGGAGCATAGGAGGAGCCTATATAACATGGAGGAGCATGTTAAGATGCTAGAGGATAAGAATTTACAG TTGAGCAAAAAGAACCAACTCATGTCAAGCGATTTAGACCGATTACTTGGCCACCAACAAGAACTAACGATAATGAAGCGTGTGATTGCTAACATGGGGTCTCCCAGGCAGGGAGAGGTTCCTATTAACTTGGTTGAACAATTAGACACacctaaatataaagcagATCTCCTTGCAAGTGGAGACTCGCCGAGACAGAAGCAGAAATCCGACGGTCAACGTTTTCCAAAGCCCATTGTGTTTACGAAGAAGGAAAATATGAGTTTTAACCCTGAGAGGTACAGGGAAGATGAGGGGACTTAA